Genomic DNA from Streptomyces sp. AM 2-1-1:
GGCGTTGCTCCATCGGCGCGACCGGCGTAGCCGTGGCCAGAGCGGGCCGAAGGCAGGAGCGCAGGCCCCGGCGGGGAGCCGGGGAGCGCGCGGCGAGCGGAGTGAGCCGCCTTGATGAAGTAGAGAAAGTCTTATCCCGCTGGGATGAGGTTCCTGCCGTCGTGGCTCCGGACGTGAGGCCCGTTCTCGTCCAGCGCGTCCAGGAGCCGGACCGCGTACGCCTCGCTCATGCGGTCGGTGACCTCGTCGGGGGTGAGCCAGGAGACGGCCGTGGTCTCGCTGGAGGCGCGTTCGGTCCCGCCCCACGGCTTGCAGCGGAAGACCATCGCGACGATGCCGCGGATCGTGTTCTTGTAGACCCCGGTGAGTTCGTCGATCTCGACGTGGATGCCGGTCTCCTCCAAAACCTCGCACCTCCAGCCCGGTGATCTCCTCTTCCAAGGTGAGGCGGGCGGCGTCCTCGCGGGCTCGGTGATCCGGCGGGCCTGGCGAAGTGCGCGCGAGGCGGTGTTGGCTCCGCACGTCCTCGAATCGCCCACCGGACGGCGGGTGTACGACAACCGGCACACGCGCCTGACGAAGTGGCTGAATGACGGCGTTCCGCCGGCCCAGGTCGCGGACTGGGCGGGCAACAGTGTTCCGGTTCTTCTGGCCACCTACGCGCGATGCGTGGAAGGGCAACTTCCCGATCTCAAGAGGCGGCTCGAAGCGGCGGGGGACCTCCCGGAGTCGCCCGACGCTGGTTGACCGTTCGCCGAAAACTTCGACTCGTATTCGACTCAGCCACCCGCAAAAACCCGGTGACAGCCGTACAGCCCCGGTGTCCGACCTTGATCGCAGAGGGGGATGCCGGGGCTTCGCCGTCCCCGCCGAAACCGCCCTGAACAGCGAAAAGCCCTCCCGATGGGGAGGGCTCTCGGCGGTGCCCCCGGCAGGACTCGAACCTGCGGCCAAGCGCTTAGAAGGCGCCTGCTCTATCCACTGAGCTACGGGGGCCGGGTGTGGGCCGTGGCCGACGGGGCCCTGTTGCGGGTGAGTCCTTGGCCGTGCCGGGACAAGGATAGGGCTCTTGCTGGTGTGTCCCGGTTGCTTCACCTGCGTGGCACCTTGTGGAGGTTCCGTGAAGCGAACCGATAATCGCAGCTGAGTCCGGATCGCGCACCGGTTTTCGGGCCGGATCGCGCGGGTGTTGTGCACTCGTTATGCCCACGCTGCGCGGGTTCCCCCTGCCCTCGGAGTGGAATTGCCGCGCAGGGGAGCCCATACGCTTCAAAAAGGCGCCAAAAGCGGGCATTCTTCGCACGTGGTGACCATGGATGTACGGCCTCAGCTCATCGACGCACTCTCCGCCCTGCGCGACCGGGTCGCCGCCGTGCGTCTCCCGCTGCCGCTCCCCGGAGCGGAACGGGCCCGCCAGACGAGGGCCGAACTGCTCGCCCAGCTCGACGACTACCTGCTGCCCCGGCTCAAGGCCCCGGAGGCGCCGCTGCTCGCGGTGATCGGCGGATCCACCGGTGCCGGGAAGTCGACGCTGGTCAACTCCCTCGTGGGGTGCCGGGTCAGTGAGGCCGGGGTGTTGCGGCCCACGACCCGGACGCCGGTGCTGGTCTGCCACCCGGACGACCACCACTGGTTCGCCGACGTCCGTGTGCTGCCGGAGCTGATCCGGGTCTGGCTGCCGCCCGGGCGCGGAGTCGGGGCGGACGGGATCGAGGAAGTGGGGGTCGGGCGGGCCCGCGGGGCCGCCCAGGAGCTGCGGATCGAGACGGCGATGAGCCTGCCGCGCGGACTCGCGCTGCTCGACGCCCCCGACATCGACTCGCTCGTCGAACGGAACCGGGTCCTCGCCGCCGAGCTCGTCTGCGCGGCCGACGTGTGGGTGATGGTGACCACGGCGTCCCGGTACGCCGACGCGGTGCCCTGGCACATGCTCCGTACGGCGAAGGAGTACGACGCCTCGCTGGTCAGCGTGCTCGACCGGGTACCTCACCAGGTGGTGGGGGAGGTCTCCCGCCAGTACGCCGCGTTGATGACCCGGGCGGGCCTCGGGGACGTACCGCGCTTCACCATCCCCGAGCTGCCCGAGTCGGCGGGCGGCGGCAGCGGTCTGCTGCCCACCTCCGCGGTCGCACCGTTGCGCGCCTGGCTCGCCCACCGGGCCCAGGACCCCGCGGCCCGCCAGCAGGCGGTGGGCCGCACGGCGGCCGGGGTCATGGACTCCCTGAACGTACGGATGCCCGCCCTCGCCGGGGCCGTCGCCCAGCAGTACGCGGCGGCCGTCCGGCTCACCGGTGCCGTCGAGGAGGCCTACGAGAAGGAGGCCGACCGCATCCGCCGGCGGCTCCGGAACGGCGCCGTGCTGGCCGGGGACGCCCGGACGCGCTGGCGCGGGTACCCGTTGGACAGCTCGGCCGGGGAGGTGCTGGAGGCACTGGTGGAGAGCCTGGTCGCGTTGATCCAGTGCGCCGTCGCCGCCGCCGACGAGAAGATCCGCACGGCCTGGCGGCAGGATCCGGCCGCAGCGGCCTTCCGCTTCGAGCGCGGGGGTGGGGAGGGCGGCCCGCGGGACGACGCCGGCCGGGAGAACGGTTCTCGGAACGGCAGCGGGCGGGGGAACGGCGGCTGGGGGCCGGCGGAGGACGCCGAGGGACGGATCGCCGTGGTCGTGCGCCGGTGGCGGCGGGTCGTCGAGGAGCTGGCCGAGGAGGAGGTGGGCCGGATCGACCGCAGCGTCGCGCCGGACCCCGAGACCGTCGCCGCGCTGCTCGCCGCCGCCCTGCTGGGCGGCCGCCGTGCCCGTAGCGCCGGGGAGCAGCTCGCCGAACGCATCGGCGCCCAGGGCGCGTTGCGGTTGCGGGACAAGGGCGGGGCCCTGTTGACCAGCTATCTGGACCAGGTGCTCCGGGTGGAACGGGAGCGGCGGCTCGCCCCGCTCGACGCGCTCGACATCGCGCCTGAACCACAAGCGGAGCTGATCGCCGCACTGTCCGTGTTGCAGAAGGAGAGGAGGCAGCGATGACTGCCGTCGTGGACCAGGGCTGGGGCAAGGGAGACCGGGGCCCGGAGAGGAAGGGCGCCGGCGGGGAGAGGCCCCGCGCGGGCGCGGAGGAGGCGACAGGGCCGGGAGCACCTGTCCGCGCGGCGTCGGACGTCGATCGTCCCGTTCCCGCAGCCGGGGATCCGGCGAGGGTTGACCCGACGAAGGTTCCCGGCCCCTCGGAGGCGGGTGGACGGGGACTGCCGGACCCGCCCGGAGCGGTCGGGGACTCCGACCCCCAGGGCACGGGGGTCGTCCCGGCGGGGGTGCCCTCGCACTGGGACGACGGGCTCATCGCCCGGCGGGCGGCGGCCGCGCGGCGCAAGCGTCCCGAGGGCAACGGGCTCGGGAGGAGCGAACCGGAGGACGAAGCGGGGCCCGAGGTGGAGGCGTACGTGTCGTCGGGCGGCACCCTCCGGCCGAGGCTCGACGCCCTGCGCGAGCTGGTCGGCCTCTCCCGCGCGCGGCTCGACCAGGAGACGCTCGCCGAGGCGGGGCGGGTGCTCGACGAAGCGGCCGCGCGGCAGCGGCTCTCCGCCCGGCACACCGTGGTCGCCCTCGCCGGGGCGACGGGCAGCGGGAAGTCCTCCCTCTTCAACGCCCTCGCCGGAGCGCAGATCTCCGACACCGGGGTACGCCGCCCGACCACCTCCTCCCCGATCGCGTGCAGTTGGACGGACGGGGCGGCCGGCCTGCTCGACCGGCTGGCGATCCCGGGCCGGCTCCGCCGCAGACCGCAGGCGGGCGCTGCCGCCGCCGACGCGGCGCTCCAGGGGCTCGTCCTGGTGGATCTCCCCGACCACGACTCGGCCGCCCCCGGCCATCGGGAACAGGTCGACCGGGTGCTCGCCCTCGTCGACGCCGTCGTCTGGGTCGTGGACCCGGAGAAGTACGGCGACGCGGCTCTGCACGAGCGCTACCTGCGCCCTCTCGCAGGCCACGCGGAGGTCAGCTTCGTCGTGCTCAACCAGATCGACCGGTTGCCCGGTGAGGCGGCCGACCTCGTCCTCGACGACCTGCGCCGGCTGCTCGACGAGGACGGCATGGCGGTGGGCGAGCACGGCGACCCCGGCGCCACCGTGCTGGCCCTGTCCGCCCTCACCGGCGAGGGGGTCGGCGAACTGCGCGAGCTGCTGGGCGCGTTCGTGCAGGAGCGGACCGCCGCCCAGCGCCGGCTCTCCGCCGATGTGGACGCCGCCGCCGCGCGGCTTCGGCCGGTGTACGTCGCGGAGGGGCGGTCCGGACTCGGAGAGCGGGCCCGGGAGGAATTCACCGACCGGCTCGCCGACGCGGTCGGTGCCTCGGCGGCCGGGCAGGCGGCCGAGCGGGAGTGGCGCCGGAACGCGGGCCGGGCGTGCGGCACCCCCTGGCTGCGGCTGTGGCGCTGGTACGAGTCGACGCGCAGGCTCGGCGGCCTGGAGCGGATGGGCCAGGTCCTGACGCCCCCGCGCGAGGAAGAGGAAGCGACCGCGCGGCAACGGGTCGAGCAGGCCGTACGCGTGGTGGCGGACGACGCCGCCGGAGGCCTCCCGGACCCATGGGCCCGGGCGGTGCGCGAGGCCGCTTACAACGGCGCCAAGGGCCTGTCCGAGGCGTTGGACGCCCTGGCGGAGCAGGCTGCCGCGACCACCTCCACCCGGGGCCGGGGGGCCGGCGGCGGCCCGGTGAAGGGCCGCGACGGCACGGGAAGGGGTACGGACGCCACGGGGACGCACGACGTGACCGGGACGCACGACGTGACCCGCACGTACGACGTGACCAGGACGCACGACGGCGTGGGCCCGGCGGACCCGGCGGGCCCGGCGGACGGGGTCACCGGGCGGGGCGGAGCGGCGCGGTGGCGCGGTGCCGCCGCGCAGGACGGGCCGGGCCGCGGGTCCGGTACGCGCGGCGCCGGCCGGTTCGGACGGAAGCGGTCCCGGAGCGCCGGCGCGGCGGCCGGAGTCGGGGGCGTCGGCGGCGCGCCGGTCCCCCTGAGCCGCCCCGCCCGGCCGCCGCGCCCCAAGTGGTGGCCGGCGGCGGTCCTGGTCCAGGCGTCCATGACCCTGCTGCAGATCTTCGGCGGGCTGTGGCTCGTCGGCCAGATCGCCGGAGTGCTGGAACCGGGGCTGATCGTCCCCGCCCTGGTGATGCTCGCCGGAGTCGTCGGCGGCCCGCTGGTGGAGTGGGCGTGCGCGGCGGCCGCGCGGGGCCCGGCACGGAGGTACGGGCAGGAGACCGAGCGACGGCTGCGGGACGCGGCGGCCGGATGCGGGCGCGCCAGGGTCCTCGATCCGGTGGCCGCCGAACTCGCCCGTTACCGCGAAGTGCGCGAGCGGTACGGGGCGGTGACGGAGTTGTCCACAACCGGCCGGTAATCCACAGGCCCCTGCACGATCGCCCCACCCCGTTCAGCATGGAGACCTCGCCACCGGCTCGTGAACGGCACCCGCCGGCCCGGACGGTGGCGGGGCGGTCGCACGGGGGAGTGAGAGCCTCGCGCGCCCACCGGTGCGCGGGGCTCTCTCGCGTAGCGGGCCGGGCCGCGAGGACCGCCGTGTGCGGCACGACGGGAAGAGGGGACCGGAGATGGGACAGGACAGAGGGGCCGGGACATGAACGAGACCTTGGTGACGCTGGTCGGCAACGCCGCGACGGCGGTGGACTTCCGGGAGACCACCTCCGGCGGGATGGCGCGGTTCCGCCTCGCCGTGACACCACGCCGCTGGGACCGGGAGAAACAGCTCTGGGCCGACGGGCACACGAGCTTCTACACGGTGTGGGCGTGGCGGGCCCTGGCGTCGAACCTGGCGGCCTCCGTCTCGGTGGGCGAACCCCTGCTGGTGCACGGCCGGCTGAAGGTACGGGAGGAGGAACGCGACGGCGCGCGGCGGACGTTCGTGGACGTCGAGGCGGTGGCGGTGGGCCACGATCTGAGCCGGGGATCCGCCGCGTTCCGGCGGGCGGTGCGACGCGAGCCGCCGCTCGGCGCCGGGACGGGAGCAGGGGACGCGGAGGGTCCGGTTTTCGCGAGCGAATCCGCTGCCGGCGGCCCCTCCTGGGAGGTCGATCCCGCAGCCGGGAGAGCGGGCCCCCCGGGAGCGACGGCGGATCCGGAGTCCGGCGAGGGCCCACGCCGCCGGACGGGGCGTCAGGAACGGCATGTGGGGCTCGTGTCGGCACCCTGAAGCCGCCGACACGCGCTCGGTGAGCGGTTGGTGACGGGGTGCTGTCCGATTCCACCGTGCGGCGTGGGACGGGAGTGACGGTGATAACGATTGCGATTCGGAATGGTTGTACGACAGTAAGACGGGAAGCGTATCTGGCCCCCGTCCATAGGATTCCCCCGTACTCATGGGCACTTGAGTCTGTCGGCGGGGCACTCCCCACACGCGCACCGAGCGCGAGGGCCCCGCCCGGAGGGGAATTCTGTGACTTCTGCGTTTTCTGAGATTTCAGCGCTTCAAGATTCCGACACAGCGACCGGCCCGGCCCTCCGCGCCGGATCGGGCGCGCGCCGACTGCGGGGACGGGGCACCGGGCTCGCCCGCCTGGCCTCCACCGCACTGGTCACCGGCCTCGTCGCGGCGGGCGCACTCGCCGGCACGGGCACGGCTGCGGCCGACGACGCGGCCCCTCAGCACCAGGGCGGCGCGACCGCTGTCCTGGACGGGCTGAAGACGTACGACTCCGCCGTGATCAAGACGGCCGGCGAAGAGCCGAAGAAGGTGTCCGCCGGCCTCTTCGAGATGACCGTCGACGGCGGCGGCAAGCTCAAGACGTACTGCATCGACATCCACAACCCGACCCAGGGTCAGGCGGCGTACAAGGAGACTCCCTGGGCGGAGTCCTCGCTCGGCAAGAACGAGAACGCCGGGCGCATCCGCTGGATCCTGGAGCACTCCTACCCGCAGGTCGACGACCTCGCCTCGCTCGCGGCGAAGGCCGGTACCGGCCCGCTCACCGAGGGCACTGCCGCGGCCGGCACCCAGGTCGCCATCTGGCGTTACTCGGACGGTGCCGACGTCACCGCCGTGAACAAGGACGCCGAGAAGCTCGCCGACTACCTGCAGGGCGCGGCCCAGAACAGCAGTGAGCCCCAGGCCTCGCTGACGCTGAGCCCGCCGGCGGTCTCCGGTCAGGCCGGCGGTCTGCTCGGCCCGGTCACCGTCCACACGGACGCTGCCGAGACCACGGTGGCCCCGCCGGCCGACGCCGTCGCCAGCGGCGTCAAGATCACCGACAAGGACGGCAACCCCGTCTCGAAGGCGACCGACGGCACCGAGCTCTACTTCGACGTGCCGAAGGACACGGCGGACGGTTCCGCCTCGCTCACCGTGCAGGCCACCACCTCCGTGCCGGTCGGCCGTGTCTTCACCGGTGTGACGACCACCAGCCAGACGCAGATCCTGGCCGGTTCCAGCGAGTCCGTCGTCTCCGCGCAGGCCACCGCCGACTGGGCCGCCAAGGGCCCGGTTCCCGCGGTGACCGCGCAGAAGAACTGTGTCGCGGGTGGCCTCGACGTCACCACGAGCAACAACGGTGACAAGCCGTTCACCTTCACGATCTCCGGCACCGAGTACACCGTCGAGGCCGGCGGCACGAAGACCGTGACGGTCCCCGTCGCCGAGGACGCGACGTACGACGTCACCGTCACCGGTGAGGGCGGCTTCGAGCAGAACTTCAAGGGCGTCCTCGACTGCGTCACGGTCTCGGACACCACCCCGGACGACGACAAGGGCACGGACACGCAGACCGGCGCCTCGCCCAGCCCTGCCACGACCCCCGTCGCGGCCGACACGACCGGCGGCGCCGAGGGTGACCTCGCCGCGACCGGTGGCTCCAGCGCGACCCCGATCATCGCGGGTGTCGCCGTGGCGCTCGTCGTCCTCGGTGGCGGAGCGGTCTTCTTCCTCCGCCGCAAGAAGTCGGCCGCCGGCGCCCAGTAGGGGCCGGGCGCACGCGATGACCGCGCGCGCCGCGCTCCGACCGGACGCAGGACCGCACGACTCGTAGGACCGTATGACCGCACGCCGCGCATGACCGTCTGACCGAAGGCCCCGTCCGTCCCGCATCTCCGGGGGCGGACGGGGCCTTCGCGTGCACGGGGCGGGCACGCCGAGCCCCACGGTCGCGGGGTCCACGGCCACGGGGCCTTCGCGTGTACGGGCCGGGCCGGGCCGTCTCCAAGCCGTCGACACCCGCCCGCCGCCGGACCGCGCCGCCGGACCGCGCCGCCGGACCGTGCCGCCGGACCCCGGGGGCGGCTTCGGGGGCCTCGTCCGGAGATGTCACCCCCGCCGCCCGCCGCACGGCCCCCGCCGCCCCGCAGGTCAGCGGCCCCGGGTGGGACGGGTTTCTCCCGTGGGCTTGTCGTCAGGCAAGATGGGTGTATCTGCCCACACCTCTATTGCTGCCGGACGGTTTCTCTTGGCTGAGTTCATCTACACCATGCGCAAGACGCGCAAGGCGCACGGCGACAAGGTGATTCTGGATGACGTCACCCTGAACTTCCTGCCCGGCGCGAAGATCGGCGTCGTCGGCCCCAACGGTGCCGGTAAGTCCACGGTGCTCAAGATCATGGCCGGCCTGGAGCAGCCGTCCAACGGTGAGGCGTACCTCTCGCCCGGCTTCAGCGTCGGCATCCTCATGCAGGAGCCGAAGCTCGACGAGGAGAAGACCGTCCTGCAGAACGTGCAGGACGGCGCCGCCGAGATCATGGGCAAGCTCACGCGCTTCAACGAGGTCGCCGAGCTCATGGCGACCGACTACTCCGACGCGCTGCTGGACGAGATGGGCAAGCTCCAGGAGGACCTGGACCACGCCAACGCGTGGGACCTGGACGCCCAGCTGGAGCAGGCCATGGACGCCCTGGGCTGCCCGCCCGGCGACTGGCCCGTCACCAACCTCTCCGGTGGCGAGAAGCGCCGCGTGGCGCTCTGCAAGCTCCTCATCGAGGCGCCCGACCTCCTCCTGCTCGACGAGCCCACCAACCACCTCGACGCCGAGTCGGTGAACTGGCTGGAGCAGCACCTCTCGAAGTACGCGGGTGCGGTCGTCGCCGTCACCCACGACCGGTACTTCCTCAACAACGTCGCCGAGTGGATCCTCGAACTGGACCGCGGCCGCGCGCTCCCGTACGAGGGCAACTACTCCACGTACCTCGAGAAGAAGGCCACCCGCCTCAAGGTCGAGGGCCGCAAGGACGAGAAGCGCCAGAAGCGGCTCAAGGAAGAGCTGGAGTGGGTCCGGTCCAACGCCAAGGGCCGCCAGACCAAGTCCAAGGCCCGCCTCGCCCGTTACGAGGAGATGGCTGCCGAGGCCGACAAGATGCGGAAGCTGGACTTCGAGGAGATCCAGATCCCGCCGGGCCCGCGCCTCGGTTCCATCGTCGTCGAGGTCGAGCACCTCTCGAAGGCCTTCGGCGACAAGGTCCTGATCGACGACCTGTCGTTCACGCTGCCGCGCAACGGCATCGTCGGCATCATCGGTCCGAACGGCGCGGGCAAGACCACGCTGTTCAAGATGATCCAGGGCCTGGAGACGCCGGACTCCGGTTCGGTCAAGGTCGGCGAGACGGTCAAGATCTCGTACGTCGACCAGTCCCGCGCCAACATCGACCCGAAGAAGACCCTCTGGGCCGTCGTCTCGGACGAGCTGGACTACATCAACGTCGGCCAGGTCGAGATGCCGTCGCGGGCGTACGTCTCCGCGTTCGGCTTCAAGGGCCCGGACCAGCAGAAGCCGGCCGGTGTCCTCTCCGGTGGTGAGCGCAACCGCCTGAACCTCGCGCTGACGCTCAAGGAGGGCGGCAACCTGCTGCTCCTCGACGAGCCCACCAACGACCTGGACGTCGAGACCCTCTCGTCGCTGGAGAACGCGCTGCTGGAGTTCCCCGGCGCCGCTGTGGTCATCTCCCACGACCGCTGGTTCCTGGACCGCGTCGCCACGCACATCCTGGCGTACGAGGGCGACTCCAAGTGGTACTGGTTCGAGGGCAACTTCGAGTCGTACGAGAAGAACAAGGTCGAGCGCCTCGGCGCGGACGCGGCCCGCCCGCACCGCGCCACGTACAAGAAGCTCACCCGGGGCTGATCACCGTGGCCCGTCACCTCTACCCCTGCCCGCTGCGCTGGTCGGACATGGACGCCTTCGGCCACGTCAACAACGTGGTCTTCCTCCGCTACCTGGAGGAGGCGCGCATCGACTTCATGTTCCGGCTGGCGCCGGGGGACGGCTCGCCGTCCTTCGCGGGCGGATCCGTCGTCGCCCGCCACGAGATCGACTACCTCCGGCCGCTGGTCCACCGCCACGCGCCGGTGACCGTCGAGTCCTGGGTCACGAAGATCGGCGCGGCGTCGCTGACGATCGCGTACGAGATCAAGGACGCGGACCTGGTGTATGTACGGGCTGCCACGGTCGTCGTGCCCTACAACCTGGTGGAAGGGCGGCCCCGGCGGATCTCCGCCGAGGAGAAGCTCTTCCTCCAGGAGTACATGGAGCAGGAGCCCGCCCCGGCATGACGATGCCCGTGCACCCGGTGCTCTTCGCCGACGCGAGGGAGGCGGCGGACCTCGCCGCCTTCCTCGGCCGGCTGCTCCACTACGACCGCGCCGCCGCCGTCCGCCTCCAGGCGGCCGGCGGCGCGCTGGCCGTGTTCGGCCGCCCGCCGTCGTTCGACGTACTGGCGATCCGTACGGCACGCCTCGCCGGAGCCGGAGCCGGCAGTGAAGCCGGAGCCGGTACTGAACCCGGAGCCGGTACCGGGACCGGTGCGGTTGCGGGCCCCGGGACCGGGAGCTTCGACGTCACGGTGTCGGCGGGGGAGTTCCTGGAGACGCTCGACCCCGCGGGGGGCACCGGCGGGACCGGCACCGTGCCCCGCCCCGTCACCGGGCCGCCCTGGGCGGGGATGCTGCCGCCACGCGGCCCCTGGCGCGAAGTTCCGGGACTGCCGGGACCGCAGGAGCTGCGTACCGCGCTGAGCACGGCGGTCGGCGAGTTCCGCAGCCGCGACGGAGCGCTGCCCGAGGAACGGCGCACCCGCACCGAA
This window encodes:
- a CDS encoding single-stranded DNA-binding protein; the protein is MNETLVTLVGNAATAVDFRETTSGGMARFRLAVTPRRWDREKQLWADGHTSFYTVWAWRALASNLAASVSVGEPLLVHGRLKVREEERDGARRTFVDVEAVAVGHDLSRGSAAFRRAVRREPPLGAGTGAGDAEGPVFASESAAGGPSWEVDPAAGRAGPPGATADPESGEGPRRRTGRQERHVGLVSAP
- the ettA gene encoding energy-dependent translational throttle protein EttA, with product MAEFIYTMRKTRKAHGDKVILDDVTLNFLPGAKIGVVGPNGAGKSTVLKIMAGLEQPSNGEAYLSPGFSVGILMQEPKLDEEKTVLQNVQDGAAEIMGKLTRFNEVAELMATDYSDALLDEMGKLQEDLDHANAWDLDAQLEQAMDALGCPPGDWPVTNLSGGEKRRVALCKLLIEAPDLLLLDEPTNHLDAESVNWLEQHLSKYAGAVVAVTHDRYFLNNVAEWILELDRGRALPYEGNYSTYLEKKATRLKVEGRKDEKRQKRLKEELEWVRSNAKGRQTKSKARLARYEEMAAEADKMRKLDFEEIQIPPGPRLGSIVVEVEHLSKAFGDKVLIDDLSFTLPRNGIVGIIGPNGAGKTTLFKMIQGLETPDSGSVKVGETVKISYVDQSRANIDPKKTLWAVVSDELDYINVGQVEMPSRAYVSAFGFKGPDQQKPAGVLSGGERNRLNLALTLKEGGNLLLLDEPTNDLDVETLSSLENALLEFPGAAVVISHDRWFLDRVATHILAYEGDSKWYWFEGNFESYEKNKVERLGADAARPHRATYKKLTRG
- a CDS encoding ATP-binding protein, whose protein sequence is MDVRPQLIDALSALRDRVAAVRLPLPLPGAERARQTRAELLAQLDDYLLPRLKAPEAPLLAVIGGSTGAGKSTLVNSLVGCRVSEAGVLRPTTRTPVLVCHPDDHHWFADVRVLPELIRVWLPPGRGVGADGIEEVGVGRARGAAQELRIETAMSLPRGLALLDAPDIDSLVERNRVLAAELVCAADVWVMVTTASRYADAVPWHMLRTAKEYDASLVSVLDRVPHQVVGEVSRQYAALMTRAGLGDVPRFTIPELPESAGGGSGLLPTSAVAPLRAWLAHRAQDPAARQQAVGRTAAGVMDSLNVRMPALAGAVAQQYAAAVRLTGAVEEAYEKEADRIRRRLRNGAVLAGDARTRWRGYPLDSSAGEVLEALVESLVALIQCAVAAADEKIRTAWRQDPAAAAFRFERGGGEGGPRDDAGRENGSRNGSGRGNGGWGPAEDAEGRIAVVVRRWRRVVEELAEEEVGRIDRSVAPDPETVAALLAAALLGGRRARSAGEQLAERIGAQGALRLRDKGGALLTSYLDQVLRVERERRLAPLDALDIAPEPQAELIAALSVLQKERRQR
- a CDS encoding Cys-Gln thioester bond-forming surface protein; this encodes MRGRGTGLARLASTALVTGLVAAGALAGTGTAAADDAAPQHQGGATAVLDGLKTYDSAVIKTAGEEPKKVSAGLFEMTVDGGGKLKTYCIDIHNPTQGQAAYKETPWAESSLGKNENAGRIRWILEHSYPQVDDLASLAAKAGTGPLTEGTAAAGTQVAIWRYSDGADVTAVNKDAEKLADYLQGAAQNSSEPQASLTLSPPAVSGQAGGLLGPVTVHTDAAETTVAPPADAVASGVKITDKDGNPVSKATDGTELYFDVPKDTADGSASLTVQATTSVPVGRVFTGVTTTSQTQILAGSSESVVSAQATADWAAKGPVPAVTAQKNCVAGGLDVTTSNNGDKPFTFTISGTEYTVEAGGTKTVTVPVAEDATYDVTVTGEGGFEQNFKGVLDCVTVSDTTPDDDKGTDTQTGASPSPATTPVAADTTGGAEGDLAATGGSSATPIIAGVAVALVVLGGGAVFFLRRKKSAAGAQ
- a CDS encoding GTPase, with the protein product MTAVVDQGWGKGDRGPERKGAGGERPRAGAEEATGPGAPVRAASDVDRPVPAAGDPARVDPTKVPGPSEAGGRGLPDPPGAVGDSDPQGTGVVPAGVPSHWDDGLIARRAAAARRKRPEGNGLGRSEPEDEAGPEVEAYVSSGGTLRPRLDALRELVGLSRARLDQETLAEAGRVLDEAAARQRLSARHTVVALAGATGSGKSSLFNALAGAQISDTGVRRPTTSSPIACSWTDGAAGLLDRLAIPGRLRRRPQAGAAAADAALQGLVLVDLPDHDSAAPGHREQVDRVLALVDAVVWVVDPEKYGDAALHERYLRPLAGHAEVSFVVLNQIDRLPGEAADLVLDDLRRLLDEDGMAVGEHGDPGATVLALSALTGEGVGELRELLGAFVQERTAAQRRLSADVDAAAARLRPVYVAEGRSGLGERAREEFTDRLADAVGASAAGQAAEREWRRNAGRACGTPWLRLWRWYESTRRLGGLERMGQVLTPPREEEEATARQRVEQAVRVVADDAAGGLPDPWARAVREAAYNGAKGLSEALDALAEQAAATTSTRGRGAGGGPVKGRDGTGRGTDATGTHDVTGTHDVTRTYDVTRTHDGVGPADPAGPADGVTGRGGAARWRGAAAQDGPGRGSGTRGAGRFGRKRSRSAGAAAGVGGVGGAPVPLSRPARPPRPKWWPAAVLVQASMTLLQIFGGLWLVGQIAGVLEPGLIVPALVMLAGVVGGPLVEWACAAAARGPARRYGQETERRLRDAAAGCGRARVLDPVAAELARYREVRERYGAVTELSTTGR
- a CDS encoding thioesterase family protein, producing the protein MARHLYPCPLRWSDMDAFGHVNNVVFLRYLEEARIDFMFRLAPGDGSPSFAGGSVVARHEIDYLRPLVHRHAPVTVESWVTKIGAASLTIAYEIKDADLVYVRAATVVVPYNLVEGRPRRISAEEKLFLQEYMEQEPAPA